In Candidatus Defluviilinea proxima, a single genomic region encodes these proteins:
- a CDS encoding glycoside hydrolase family 27 protein, with translation MPSSLALTPPMGWNSWNTFGHNINETVVRETADALVTSGLKDCGYNYIVIDDCWSVKDRRDSNGDLIPDPEKFPNGIKALAEYVHEKGFKLGIYSDAAEKTCGGYLGSLGFEDQDAKLWASWDLDFLKYDYCHAPLFDQAIAIERYTRMGEALRNSGREFLYSLCEWGNQSPHLWGREVGGHMWRVSGDVFDSWVNVHTEGGWNAIGIDVSIDIAQDVHTHGGPGGWNDLDMLVVGLKGKGQIGGTGMSFLEYQTHMSVWVMACSPLMIGCDIRKLDSDSASLLMNREVLAINQDALGIPARRIKQIGSCDIWIKRLADNGTAVSVTNRGSFAQDISLRARDIGLLDTPKLARNLWLGQDIADFKTELPLMVKPHETLLLKISSH, from the coding sequence ATGCCATCCTCCCTCGCCCTCACCCCACCCATGGGCTGGAACTCATGGAACACATTCGGACACAACATCAACGAGACCGTTGTCCGTGAAACCGCGGATGCTCTCGTCACATCGGGACTCAAAGACTGCGGCTACAACTACATCGTCATTGACGATTGCTGGTCGGTCAAAGATCGCCGCGACAGCAACGGCGACCTCATCCCCGACCCCGAAAAATTCCCCAACGGAATCAAAGCGCTGGCAGAGTATGTCCACGAGAAAGGTTTCAAGCTCGGCATCTATTCCGATGCGGCAGAGAAAACCTGCGGCGGCTATCTCGGCAGTCTCGGCTTCGAAGATCAGGATGCAAAGCTCTGGGCATCGTGGGATCTCGACTTCCTCAAATATGATTACTGCCACGCGCCACTCTTCGATCAAGCCATTGCCATCGAACGCTACACGCGCATGGGCGAAGCGCTCCGCAATTCAGGGCGTGAGTTTCTCTACTCGTTGTGCGAGTGGGGCAATCAGAGTCCGCATTTGTGGGGGCGCGAAGTCGGCGGTCACATGTGGCGCGTCTCTGGCGATGTGTTCGATTCGTGGGTCAACGTCCACACCGAAGGCGGCTGGAACGCCATCGGCATCGATGTCTCCATCGACATCGCACAAGACGTCCACACGCACGGCGGCCCCGGTGGTTGGAACGACCTCGACATGCTCGTCGTCGGTCTCAAAGGCAAGGGGCAGATCGGCGGCACAGGCATGTCGTTCCTCGAATATCAAACGCACATGTCCGTGTGGGTCATGGCTTGCTCCCCGCTCATGATCGGATGTGACATCCGCAAATTGGATTCCGACTCCGCCTCCCTTTTGATGAACCGTGAAGTGCTTGCGATCAATCAGGACGCACTTGGGATTCCCGCGCGACGGATCAAACAGATCGGCTCATGCGACATCTGGATCAAACGCCTCGCAGATAACGGGACAGCTGTCTCAGTCACGAATCGCGGCTCCTTCGCCCAAGACATCTCCCTCCGCGCCCGCGATATCGGTCTGCTCGATACGCCCAAACTCGCCCGCAATCTCTGGCTCGGTCAAGACATCGCCGATTTCAAAACAGAACTGCCACTCATGGTCAAACCACACGAAACGCTTCTGCTAAAAATTTCTTCTCACTAA
- a CDS encoding toll/interleukin-1 receptor domain-containing protein, translating into MPEDRQKVFISYSSKDKAIVDKLAHDLLINGLYVWYDSWEILVGHDIIQGVYDGIRSSDYLALVITKNALKSKWVTEELNLAKLREIEEQRTIVLPLLFQPIEIPSVLKTKRYANFTGAYEKGLAELLTVFGIAKTDDDMVFQLAKALEQYSDPKIKAKWDIYSSAYNRYSLRYIPRNNKVNLEVFLQIKKKIDDAIKQSERSIRADHETLSLELDNEKGNNAFWRDTLEYKTEIIAREILKEKEKLFLDDLALFQEKVVKEFRWRVLNEIGPSLANLWTSRAGQVISHALNILYIILECEIGETKNTTSKSIRIKKSRK; encoded by the coding sequence ATGCCTGAGGATCGTCAGAAAGTTTTTATTAGCTATTCAAGCAAAGACAAGGCTATTGTTGATAAACTTGCTCATGACTTGCTTATCAACGGACTTTATGTTTGGTATGACAGTTGGGAAATACTAGTTGGGCATGACATCATTCAGGGAGTTTATGATGGAATAAGGTCTTCAGATTATCTTGCATTAGTCATTACTAAAAACGCACTTAAATCAAAGTGGGTAACAGAGGAATTGAATCTGGCAAAATTACGGGAAATTGAGGAACAACGAACCATTGTATTACCACTACTTTTTCAACCAATTGAAATACCATCAGTCTTAAAGACAAAGCGATATGCGAACTTCACAGGGGCTTACGAGAAGGGTTTGGCAGAATTACTAACTGTTTTCGGAATAGCTAAAACCGATGACGACATGGTATTCCAACTTGCAAAAGCGCTTGAACAATATAGTGACCCTAAGATTAAGGCAAAATGGGATATATATTCTAGTGCCTACAATAGATATTCTCTTAGATACATCCCTAGAAATAACAAAGTTAACTTGGAAGTGTTTTTGCAAATAAAGAAAAAGATTGATGATGCTATAAAACAATCAGAAAGATCAATAAGAGCCGATCATGAAACTTTGTCTTTGGAGTTGGATAACGAGAAAGGCAACAATGCATTTTGGCGAGACACTTTGGAATATAAGACAGAGATAATAGCTAGGGAAATCTTGAAAGAGAAAGAAAAACTCTTCCTTGATGACTTGGCTCTGTTTCAAGAAAAGGTTGTCAAGGAATTCCGTTGGCGTGTTCTAAATGAAATTGGACCTTCACTTGCAAATCTTTGGACATCAAGAGCAGGGCAAGTCATTTCTCACGCACTAAATATTCTTTACATAATATTAGAATGTGAGATTGGTGAAACAAAAAATACAACATCTAAATCAATTCGAATAAAAAAATCTCGAAAATGA
- a CDS encoding BrnT family toxin has protein sequence MKFQWDPNKAKANLRKHGISFDEAVTVFKDPLALIFDDEKHSEEEHREIIIGISSLSKLLLVCFVERYEDVVRIITARPATNQEKKDYEENAHSQTP, from the coding sequence ATGAAATTTCAATGGGATCCCAACAAGGCAAAAGCCAATCTGAGAAAACACGGCATCAGCTTTGATGAAGCAGTAACTGTCTTCAAAGACCCACTCGCTCTCATCTTTGACGATGAAAAACATTCGGAAGAGGAACATCGCGAGATCATTATTGGGATTTCATCATTGAGTAAATTATTGCTTGTTTGTTTCGTAGAACGATATGAAGATGTAGTCCGCATCATTACGGCGCGACCCGCCACCAACCAAGAGAAAAAAGATTATGAAGAAAACGCCCACTCCCAAACCCCATAA
- a CDS encoding lysophospholipid acyltransferase family protein, which yields MKTTIFNTPILSRILHYIARLIMRLVGWRVDGTLPDLPKYVLIGAPHSSNWDFVLFLGIIFTLRANVRYMGKVELFRPPHGFFFRYCGGVPVDRKKSTGLVDQMVEACNKSEHFILTIAPEGTRHHVTEWKRGFYHIAKNAGIPIVMAVVDGKNKTVHVGQVFHPTDDIETDMKSIQGFFAGMVGINPRRKYITLVR from the coding sequence ATGAAAACAACCATCTTCAACACCCCCATTCTCAGTAGGATATTGCACTACATCGCCAGGCTGATTATGCGACTGGTCGGCTGGCGCGTGGACGGGACTCTCCCAGACCTGCCGAAATACGTGTTGATCGGTGCGCCACATTCCTCCAACTGGGACTTTGTTCTCTTCCTTGGGATCATCTTCACGCTACGGGCAAACGTGCGCTACATGGGCAAAGTGGAGTTGTTCCGCCCGCCACATGGATTCTTCTTCCGCTATTGCGGCGGCGTGCCTGTTGACCGCAAAAAATCCACAGGGCTGGTTGACCAAATGGTGGAAGCCTGCAATAAGTCCGAACATTTCATCCTGACCATCGCCCCCGAAGGGACACGTCACCACGTCACCGAATGGAAGCGCGGCTTTTATCACATCGCCAAAAACGCAGGGATTCCCATCGTGATGGCAGTTGTAGATGGTAAGAACAAAACTGTCCATGTGGGACAGGTGTTTCATCCCACCGATGATATCGAAACGGACATGAAGTCCATTCAGGGATTTTTCGCAGGGATGGTGGGGATCAATCCGAGGCGGAAGTATATAACGCTGGTAAGATAA
- a CDS encoding sulfotransferase domain-containing protein, whose protein sequence is MSLKSSLRSIVYQTEKGMQQIRFVSQPQNLPTLLGISFPKSGTHLLDQILLGFANVAPYAKRLHSFYAEYEGESGVKRAPEQALRWLDSLSPRDVASAHLFARPDAVKRVVSPNFIPYFIFRDPRDVVVSHVFYVTDMEARHVHHAYYQSLPDFDARLKVSILGRQDTDIEFPNVAERFAPYLGWLDQPQVLTIHFEDLINDRVQTLTRIMDHFLARGALQASRQLILDSLESSINPTKSPTYRSGKTGEWKKHFTSEHKKIFKDVAGDLLIKLGFEMGLDW, encoded by the coding sequence ATGTCATTGAAATCATCGCTCCGCTCCATTGTATACCAAACCGAAAAGGGGATGCAACAAATCCGTTTTGTTTCTCAGCCTCAAAATTTGCCAACCCTGCTTGGTATTTCCTTCCCCAAAAGCGGAACGCACCTGCTTGATCAGATCCTGCTCGGCTTTGCGAACGTCGCTCCGTATGCCAAGCGTCTGCATTCTTTTTATGCTGAATATGAAGGCGAAAGCGGAGTCAAGCGTGCACCCGAGCAGGCACTTCGCTGGCTCGATTCACTTAGCCCACGTGATGTAGCGTCCGCGCATTTGTTTGCGCGGCCCGATGCCGTTAAACGAGTTGTTTCGCCCAACTTCATTCCCTATTTCATCTTTCGTGACCCGCGCGATGTGGTTGTCTCACATGTTTTCTACGTCACCGATATGGAAGCGCGCCACGTCCATCACGCGTATTATCAGTCCCTGCCTGATTTTGACGCGCGGCTCAAGGTCAGCATTTTGGGGCGACAGGACACCGATATTGAATTCCCCAACGTCGCTGAACGCTTCGCTCCGTATTTGGGTTGGCTCGATCAGCCTCAAGTGTTGACCATTCACTTCGAAGACCTGATCAATGACCGGGTCCAGACTTTGACGCGCATCATGGATCACTTCCTAGCTCGCGGGGCGCTTCAAGCGTCCCGACAGTTGATTCTTGATTCGTTAGAGTCATCCATCAACCCGACAAAATCCCCAACCTATCGCTCGGGAAAAACAGGGGAGTGGAAAAAACACTTCACCAGCGAGCATAAAAAGATATTCAAAGATGTTGCAGGGGATTTGTTGATAAAATTGGGCTTCGAAATGGGTTTGGATTGGTAA
- a CDS encoding class I SAM-dependent methyltransferase, translating to MKNNVRLAASFRDPNGFIFKRDGVLYRQVNQSYSAEYSLLMESGLYARLVKAGLLVSHEEVNVTPAESAQAFKVIQPEYVPFISYPYEWSFGLLKEAALATLSIQKRALKAGMTLKDASAYNIQFVRGKAALIDSLSFDIYHEGEPWVAYRQFCQHFLAPLALMSHTDVRLNQLLRVYIDGVPLDLASRLLPFASRLDFGLLTHIHLHARLQAGSADQTKPQKSASGTMTKQAMQGLIENLEATVKKLNWKPAGTEWGNYYDITNYSDKAFQHKQTLVSNWISRVAPKLVWDLGANDGTFSRLASDKDILAVSFDIDPAAVEQNYQKVKAKSEKSIVPLLLDLTNPSPAIGWHNRERESFIERAPADLVLALALIHHLAISNNVPLPQLADFFADAGKWLVIEFVPKSDSQVQKLLTSRKDIFPNYTRESFEEAFAERFTIREKVAVEESERFLYLMEKRD from the coding sequence ATGAAGAATAATGTCCGTTTAGCCGCATCCTTCCGTGACCCGAACGGTTTCATCTTTAAACGGGATGGCGTGCTGTATCGTCAAGTTAACCAATCGTACTCCGCAGAATATTCCCTGTTAATGGAATCTGGCTTATATGCCAGATTGGTCAAGGCGGGCTTGTTGGTTTCTCATGAAGAAGTGAACGTAACGCCTGCCGAGTCTGCACAAGCCTTCAAGGTGATCCAGCCAGAATATGTACCTTTCATCTCTTATCCGTATGAATGGTCATTTGGCCTTTTGAAAGAGGCCGCCCTCGCAACACTCTCCATTCAAAAGCGCGCGCTCAAAGCAGGCATGACCCTCAAAGATGCCAGCGCGTACAACATCCAATTTGTCCGTGGCAAAGCGGCGTTGATCGACTCGTTGTCGTTTGATATCTATCATGAAGGCGAACCGTGGGTGGCGTATCGTCAATTCTGCCAGCACTTTCTTGCGCCTCTGGCTTTAATGTCTCATACGGATGTTCGACTCAATCAGCTTTTACGCGTCTATATCGACGGCGTCCCTCTTGATCTTGCTTCCCGTCTGTTGCCCTTCGCTTCTCGTCTCGACTTTGGCCTGCTCACACACATTCATCTTCATGCGCGTCTGCAAGCGGGTTCCGCCGATCAAACCAAACCGCAAAAGAGTGCGTCTGGCACAATGACAAAGCAAGCCATGCAAGGGTTGATCGAAAATCTTGAGGCAACCGTAAAGAAATTAAATTGGAAACCCGCAGGTACTGAGTGGGGGAATTACTACGACATCACCAATTATTCCGACAAAGCCTTTCAACACAAACAGACTCTTGTATCGAACTGGATTTCACGTGTTGCCCCCAAGTTGGTTTGGGACCTTGGCGCCAACGATGGCACCTTCAGTCGTCTCGCAAGCGACAAAGACATTCTCGCGGTCTCTTTCGATATTGACCCTGCCGCAGTGGAACAAAACTATCAAAAGGTCAAAGCCAAGAGCGAGAAGAGTATCGTCCCTCTCTTGCTCGATCTGACCAACCCAAGTCCTGCCATTGGCTGGCATAACCGTGAACGAGAATCCTTCATCGAGCGTGCTCCCGCAGATTTGGTGCTTGCGCTGGCGTTAATCCATCACTTGGCGATATCCAACAACGTGCCCCTGCCTCAATTGGCTGATTTCTTCGCCGATGCAGGGAAGTGGCTGGTGATCGAGTTCGTGCCCAAGTCCGATTCACAGGTACAGAAATTATTAACAAGCCGCAAGGATATTTTCCCGAACTATACGCGTGAGTCCTTTGAAGAAGCCTTTGCAGAACGGTTTACGATCCGTGAAAAGGTGGCTGTTGAAGAATCGGAACGGTTTCTGTATTTGATGGAAAAAAGAGATTGA
- a CDS encoding glycosyltransferase family 2 protein produces the protein MNCSIVIRAYNEEKHIGRLLEGIRQQTIKDVEVILVDSGSTDKTVSIAEAFGARLVRIPSAEFTFGRSLNFGVREATREFVVIASAHVYPVYPDWLESLLRPFEDERVALTYGKQRGYDRSKYSEHQIFHQWYPDASTAEQLTTFCNNANAAIRKSLWEKNPYDETLTGLEDVAWAKWAKEQGYKISYTAEAEIIHVHDEAPHGVYNRYRREAMALRKIYPEAHFSFYDFLRLTTTNILSDLWHATREHVLWRNVSSIFWFRFMQFHGTRMGHRETSLITPQLRETFYYARERKQENVRQRDVAPIQYKKE, from the coding sequence ATGAACTGCTCCATAGTTATCCGTGCCTATAACGAAGAAAAACATATTGGACGTTTGCTCGAAGGGATCCGACAACAGACCATCAAAGATGTCGAGGTCATCCTCGTCGATTCAGGCTCGACCGATAAAACTGTTTCGATTGCAGAAGCCTTTGGCGCACGCCTCGTGCGGATCCCGTCAGCGGAGTTTACGTTTGGGCGGTCTCTCAACTTCGGGGTCCGCGAAGCGACGCGTGAATTCGTCGTCATTGCCAGTGCGCATGTATATCCCGTCTATCCCGATTGGTTGGAGAGTTTGTTGCGTCCATTTGAAGATGAGCGTGTAGCTTTGACTTATGGCAAACAACGTGGGTATGACCGGTCAAAATATTCAGAGCATCAGATATTTCATCAATGGTATCCCGATGCAAGCACAGCTGAGCAACTAACGACATTTTGTAATAATGCCAACGCCGCCATCCGCAAAAGTCTGTGGGAGAAAAACCCTTACGATGAAACTTTGACTGGTCTCGAAGATGTTGCATGGGCGAAGTGGGCAAAGGAACAGGGATATAAAATTTCTTATACTGCCGAGGCAGAGATCATCCATGTACATGATGAAGCACCGCATGGAGTGTACAACCGCTATCGTCGTGAAGCGATGGCCTTGAGGAAGATCTATCCCGAAGCGCATTTTAGCTTTTATGATTTTTTGCGCCTGACCACAACCAATATTTTGAGCGACCTATGGCATGCAACTCGTGAGCATGTGTTGTGGAGAAATGTATCTTCGATCTTCTGGTTTCGCTTTATGCAGTTTCACGGTACACGTATGGGGCACCGCGAGACGAGTTTGATCACACCGCAGTTACGTGAGACGTTCTATTATGCACGGGAACGCAAACAAGAGAATGTACGTCAGAGGGATGTAGCACCGATTCAGTACAAAAAGGAATAG
- a CDS encoding GNAT family N-acetyltransferase — MTTLIPMTPTEFDAFLDVAIPEYAADNVDAGYWNESEALEKSRNEFERLLPQGVQSENHYLYTINDGDNMVGVIWLRANVDRPTKNGFIFSLRIDEKFRGKGYGKQAMLLIEEKARKLGLKSIGLHVFAVNTVARKLYESVGYDVSSLNMNKKL, encoded by the coding sequence ATGACTACATTAATCCCCATGACCCCAACTGAGTTTGATGCTTTCCTGGATGTGGCTATTCCTGAATATGCCGCGGATAATGTTGATGCAGGATATTGGAACGAATCAGAAGCCTTGGAGAAATCGCGCAACGAGTTCGAAAGGCTTTTGCCTCAGGGTGTACAGAGCGAAAACCATTATCTCTATACGATCAATGATGGAGACAATATGGTCGGTGTGATATGGTTGCGCGCAAATGTAGACCGCCCTACTAAAAACGGTTTTATTTTTAGTTTGCGTATTGATGAAAAGTTTCGCGGCAAAGGATATGGCAAGCAGGCAATGTTATTGATCGAAGAGAAGGCGCGCAAACTGGGGTTGAAATCTATCGGCTTGCATGTGTTTGCGGTGAATACTGTGGCGCGGAAGCTGTATGAGAGTGTTGGGTATGATGTCAGTAGTTTGAACATGAACAAAAAGTTGTGA
- a CDS encoding alpha/beta fold hydrolase, producing MKTKTIVLIHGMFMSPLCWEKWIPYYESKGYKVVAPAWPGRDKPVGELRKAHPDPELAKLKLGDIVEHVEKVFQTLDEKPAIIGHSMGGLVVQLLLQRDIVVAGVAIDPAPPAGVFTTEFSFLKANFPAINPFLLRQPVQMSFEHFQYAFVNTLPLDEQRAAYDRYVVPESRGVPTSSLGDAGKVDFQRPRRPLLITAGEKDHIIPASLNRSNYKKYKGPSITDFKEFSGRDHFLIGSRGWEEVADYCLEWLKQKVE from the coding sequence ATGAAAACCAAAACCATTGTCCTTATTCACGGCATGTTCATGTCTCCTTTGTGTTGGGAGAAGTGGATTCCTTATTACGAATCCAAAGGCTATAAGGTGGTTGCACCTGCCTGGCCTGGGCGGGATAAGCCTGTTGGTGAACTTCGCAAAGCGCATCCTGACCCTGAATTAGCGAAATTGAAACTTGGCGATATTGTTGAACATGTTGAAAAGGTTTTTCAAACATTAGATGAAAAACCTGCCATCATTGGCCACTCCATGGGTGGGTTGGTGGTACAGTTATTGCTTCAACGGGATATCGTTGTTGCGGGTGTGGCAATTGACCCTGCGCCACCTGCGGGTGTATTTACCACCGAGTTCTCTTTCTTGAAGGCAAACTTTCCTGCGATCAATCCGTTCTTACTGCGTCAGCCTGTGCAAATGTCGTTTGAGCATTTTCAGTATGCATTCGTCAATACACTTCCACTTGATGAACAGCGCGCCGCATATGACCGTTATGTTGTTCCTGAATCGCGCGGTGTACCTACATCATCGCTTGGCGATGCAGGTAAAGTGGACTTCCAACGTCCACGGCGCCCGTTATTGATCACGGCAGGGGAGAAGGATCATATTATCCCAGCCTCATTGAACCGCTCGAATTATAAGAAATATAAAGGGCCATCGATCACCGATTTCAAAGAGTTCTCCGGGCGTGACCATTTTCTGATCGGCTCAAGAGGTTGGGAAGAAGTGGCAGATTATTGTTTGGAATGGCTGAAACAAAAGGTGGAATAA
- a CDS encoding acylneuraminate cytidylyltransferase family protein, with protein MKLIALVPMRHHSQRVPGKNYRNLAGKPLYQHIVETLLAVPEINEIVVDTDSDPVMSGLRKNFPQVKIINRPEHLRADDIPMNEILIHDTEQYPADFYLQTHSTNPLLKAETVSKAIQAFRASYPEKDSLFSVTRWQTRLYFQDGRAINHNPKELIQTQDLPPVYEENSCLYIFTRENLVKKHHRIGDMPLMFEMDADEAWDIDEELDFVITDYLAQRQRS; from the coding sequence ATGAAACTCATTGCCCTTGTCCCCATGCGACACCATAGCCAGCGTGTGCCTGGCAAGAATTACCGTAACCTTGCTGGGAAGCCGTTGTATCAACATATTGTTGAAACGCTCCTAGCCGTCCCTGAGATCAATGAGATCGTTGTGGATACAGACTCAGATCCCGTCATGAGCGGGTTGCGTAAAAACTTCCCACAAGTAAAGATCATCAATCGCCCTGAGCATTTGCGTGCAGACGATATCCCTATGAACGAAATATTGATCCACGACACAGAACAGTATCCTGCCGATTTTTATTTGCAGACACATAGCACGAATCCATTGCTCAAAGCTGAGACAGTCTCAAAGGCAATTCAAGCATTTCGTGCGAGTTACCCTGAAAAGGATTCGTTGTTCTCCGTCACGCGTTGGCAGACCCGTCTGTATTTTCAAGATGGACGTGCCATCAACCATAACCCGAAAGAACTTATTCAAACACAGGATCTACCGCCTGTATATGAAGAGAATTCATGCCTGTACATTTTCACGCGAGAAAACCTCGTTAAAAAACATCACCGTATTGGGGATATGCCCTTGATGTTTGAGATGGACGCTGATGAAGCCTGGGATATCGACGAAGAGTTGGATTTTGTCATTACCGACTATCTGGCACAAAGACAGCGTAGTTGA
- a CDS encoding phosphoglycerate dehydrogenase gives MTYKILFTAPYMIPFADRFKPVFDKYGVELIIPDVRERMEEEHLLQYAGQFDGTICGDDRYTLRVIQACSPRLKIISKWGTGIDSIDAEACSRYSISIGRTLNAFTTPVADSVLAYMLAFARRQPWMDKEMKSGKWEKIPGKTLSECTLGVVGVGNIGKAVTRRARAFGMKVYGNDIVDVDHVFISETGIEMTSLENLLKNSDFISINCDLNPTSHHLMNAKTFAFMKPNAVIINTARGPLIDEKSLIEALQAKRLAGAALDVFEVEPLPLESPLMKMDNVMLAPHNTNSSPTAWERVHWNTIKNLLDGLGIDSSDLKNDK, from the coding sequence ATGACATATAAAATTCTTTTCACTGCCCCTTACATGATCCCGTTTGCGGATCGCTTCAAACCTGTTTTTGATAAATATGGTGTCGAACTCATCATCCCTGATGTGCGTGAACGCATGGAGGAGGAACATCTCCTTCAGTATGCTGGCCAATTCGATGGGACTATTTGTGGGGATGACCGCTATACTTTGCGCGTCATCCAAGCCTGTTCCCCGCGCCTCAAAATTATCTCCAAGTGGGGGACTGGGATCGATTCGATCGACGCCGAGGCCTGCTCCCGGTATTCAATCAGCATTGGACGCACCTTGAACGCGTTTACCACCCCTGTAGCGGACTCTGTCCTTGCCTACATGCTTGCCTTCGCCCGTCGTCAGCCGTGGATGGATAAGGAAATGAAATCTGGCAAATGGGAAAAAATTCCAGGGAAGACTTTGAGCGAATGTACACTGGGTGTTGTCGGTGTTGGTAATATCGGCAAGGCAGTGACGCGCCGCGCACGCGCTTTTGGGATGAAAGTCTACGGCAATGATATTGTAGATGTTGACCATGTCTTTATTTCTGAAACAGGCATCGAAATGACGTCACTAGAGAACCTGTTGAAGAACTCCGATTTTATATCCATCAACTGTGACCTGAACCCGACCAGCCATCATCTGATGAACGCCAAAACATTTGCGTTCATGAAACCTAACGCTGTCATCATCAACACCGCCCGCGGACCACTCATCGATGAGAAAAGTTTGATCGAAGCGTTGCAGGCTAAACGTCTGGCAGGAGCCGCGTTGGATGTCTTTGAGGTGGAACCGTTACCGTTGGAGAGTCCGTTAATGAAGATGGATAACGTCATGCTCGCTCCGCACAATACCAATTCCAGCCCGACCGCGTGGGAGCGAGTGCATTGGAATACGATCAAAAATTTGTTGGATGGGCTGGGGATTGATTCGAGTGACTTGAAAAATGACAAATAA
- a CDS encoding SDR family oxidoreductase, with the protein MTNKTVLITGVGGGIGRASVYHFAKKGWQVIGVDRSDFGDGFPADGRFIKADISHPASAELIFQQAKEFSPTLDVLVNNAAVQVAKPLIETTVEEWDAVMASNLRSVFLFVKLAHPLMKAAGGGAIVNVSSVHAIQTSANIAAYAASKGGLLALTRAMAIEFAPDNIRVNAILPGAVDTPMLRAGLGRGHVGGSDVQERLDNLARRTVNGKVGKPEEIASSIYFLADNEQSSFMTGQALVVDGGATARLSTE; encoded by the coding sequence ATGACAAATAAAACTGTTCTCATCACTGGGGTAGGTGGAGGCATTGGACGTGCCTCTGTGTATCATTTTGCAAAAAAAGGCTGGCAGGTCATTGGTGTGGACCGTTCGGATTTTGGCGATGGCTTTCCTGCTGACGGACGATTCATCAAGGCGGATATTTCACATCCCGCTTCTGCTGAGTTGATCTTTCAACAAGCGAAAGAATTCAGTCCCACGTTGGACGTGCTGGTGAACAATGCCGCTGTTCAGGTTGCCAAGCCGCTGATCGAAACAACCGTTGAAGAATGGGATGCGGTTATGGCGTCCAATTTACGCTCGGTGTTTTTGTTTGTGAAGTTGGCGCATCCGTTGATGAAGGCGGCAGGGGGCGGGGCGATCGTAAACGTTTCGTCTGTGCATGCGATACAGACTTCTGCGAACATCGCTGCGTATGCCGCATCCAAAGGCGGCTTGCTCGCGTTGACCCGCGCCATGGCGATCGAGTTCGCGCCGGATAACATCCGCGTGAATGCGATTTTGCCCGGTGCCGTGGATACTCCCATGCTCCGTGCAGGACTTGGCCGTGGACATGTGGGCGGTAGCGATGTGCAGGAACGACTCGATAACCTTGCGCGCAGAACTGTAAATGGAAAAGTGGGCAAGCCTGAAGAGATCGCCAGTTCGATCTATTTCCTTGCTGATAACGAGCAATCTTCGTTTATGACGGGGCAGGCGCTGGTTGTGGACGGGGGAGCGACGGCGCGACTAAGCACGGAGTGA